In Henningerozyma blattae CBS 6284 chromosome 6, complete genome, the following are encoded in one genomic region:
- the TBLA0F00100 gene encoding uncharacterized protein, protein MNVNMFHNSVKQLAHRVDNALRTISENYSSLSSISTPEVIEGRKDVAPLPKHRLDTVAMIDATTLDAAQSSKRQRVSTSVENSDHLVTQLSSLNHDSYDSLQILAGLLDNDTEMSMTVKDLHRRYKDLAQMTVIPNGARVGQGGTTLVFLLPKLRFLPPM, encoded by the coding sequence ATGAACGTGAACATGTTTCATAACTCAGTCAAACAATTGGCACATAGAGTAGATAATGCTCTTAGAACAATTTCTGAGAATTACTCTTCATTATCGTCTATATCCACTCCTGAAGTGATTGAAGGTCGTAAAGATGTTGCTCCATTACCCAAACATAGACTTGATACCGTTGCTATGATTGATGCTACTACATTAGATGCTGCTCAATCATCTAAGCGTCAACGTGTTTCTACTTCTGTGGAGAACTCAGATCACTTGGTGACTCAACTCTCATCACTAAACCATGATTCCTATGACTCGCTTCAAATACTAGCCGGTTTATTAGACAATGATACTGAGATGAGTATGACAGTTAAAGACTTACATCGTAGGTATAAAGATTTGGCACAAATGACAGTTATTCCTAATGGTGCCAGGGTAGGGCAGGGTGGAACAACACTAGTGTTCCTACTCCCCAAATTACGCTTTCTTCCTCCCATGTAG